In the genome of Sporocytophaga myxococcoides, the window TGAGCTCTGTTTTATCTTTTTCGTTATTGGATGCCAGTAATGCTTTGATTTTATCGATTTTCGGAGCATCCTTAGGTATTTTAATAAAAGAACCTTTAAAAATATTCTCTCTTAGTTCGAACGATTTGATGTTCTTGTCATAAAAATCCTGGATTTCTTTCTCAGAAATCATAGTATCCAGCTTTTCACGGACATAGTGCTCCTTGAAAGTATGAATGAGTAAAGACTCTTTGTAGTCTTGTAATTTTTGATTGATTTCTTCATTGCTTTCATCTATAATAGACTCCGCATGACTTAAAAGTATTTTCTGAGTTGTCCATTTCCGGATATAAGCATCTGCCAGTGCTGCACTGTCGGGTCCATGCAAGCCAGATATAACGGATTCTAGTTCTGAGGGATAAAGAGCGTAATTATAAACGCGAGCAAGAGGTTTGTCTTCAAAGCTGTCAGAGTCCTGGTT includes:
- a CDS encoding peptidylprolyl isomerase; the encoded protein is MRIPFKIFLVVILFVIQSCQLFVTKNQDSDSFEDKPLARVYNYALYPSELESVISGLHGPDSAALADAYIRKWTTQKILLSHAESIIDESNEEINQKLQDYKESLLIHTFKEHYVREKLDTMISEKEIQDFYDKNIKSFELRENIFKGSFIKIPKDAPKIDKIKALLASNNEKDKTELRLLCLRLASFYIVEDSLWHNFDETIKNTPFDEISGKRQFLEKTVLGERADDSNLYLIKIKDYKSSEQISPYEFARNQIRETLLNQRKINLIKSLEENLYKQAKENNEIKIK